One Aneurinibacillus migulanus genomic region harbors:
- a CDS encoding IS1182 family transposase, whose amino-acid sequence MIQKQQSMIFSPFMAIYDLVIPKDNLLRKINELIDFSFLYDELKDKYCLDNGRNAIDPIRMFKYLLLKSIYDLSDVDVVERSKYDMSFKYFLQMAPEESVIESSSLTKFRKLRLKDIDLLDMLINKTVEIAIEKGIIKSKAIIVDATHTKARYNQKSPKEILMDHSKKLRKVVYTLDETMKNKFPAKNATNVLEDEIDYCQKLIDVIEKEGSISEYPKVKEQVNRLKEVVADDIEPLPISEDQDAKVGHKSADSSFFGYKTHIAMSEERLITAATITTGEKNDGKQLQTLVEKSVAAGMEIETVIGDTAYSEKGNIEYSQENDIKLVAKLNPSVTQGNRKKEDEFEFNKDAGMYVCKAGHMAIRKARQGKKGVGKNQKNTYYFDIERCKRCSFKEGCYKEGAKSKSYSVSIKSNEHVEQEKFQESEYFKEKSKERYKIEAKNSELKHRHGYDVASSSGLIGMELQGAMAIFTVNLKRILKLMG is encoded by the coding sequence ATGATTCAAAAACAACAATCCATGATCTTCAGTCCGTTTATGGCTATTTATGATTTGGTCATTCCAAAGGATAACCTGTTGCGAAAAATTAACGAACTGATCGACTTCTCTTTTTTATATGACGAGCTTAAAGATAAATATTGCCTTGATAACGGTCGAAACGCCATCGACCCGATTCGTATGTTCAAATATTTATTGTTGAAGTCGATCTATGACTTGTCTGATGTCGACGTGGTTGAACGTTCGAAATATGACATGTCTTTTAAGTATTTTCTTCAAATGGCGCCTGAAGAGTCTGTGATTGAATCAAGTTCATTGACCAAGTTTCGGAAACTGCGTTTAAAAGATATCGACCTTTTGGATATGTTGATCAATAAGACTGTAGAAATCGCCATTGAAAAGGGGATTATCAAAAGTAAAGCCATTATCGTCGATGCCACTCATACGAAAGCTCGGTACAATCAGAAGTCCCCTAAAGAAATCCTGATGGATCACTCAAAAAAGTTGAGAAAAGTCGTATATACCCTAGATGAAACCATGAAAAACAAGTTCCCCGCCAAAAACGCAACGAATGTATTGGAAGATGAGATCGACTACTGTCAAAAGCTTATTGACGTGATCGAAAAGGAAGGCAGTATTTCCGAGTATCCAAAAGTAAAGGAACAGGTAAACCGTCTTAAAGAAGTCGTCGCTGATGATATCGAACCGTTGCCGATCTCAGAAGATCAAGATGCAAAGGTGGGGCATAAAAGTGCGGATTCTTCGTTTTTTGGATACAAAACACACATAGCCATGAGTGAAGAACGGCTGATCACGGCCGCAACCATTACGACCGGTGAAAAAAATGACGGAAAACAATTACAGACGTTAGTTGAAAAAAGTGTGGCAGCTGGCATGGAGATTGAAACCGTAATTGGTGATACTGCTTATTCGGAAAAAGGAAATATTGAATATAGTCAGGAGAACGATATCAAATTAGTCGCTAAATTAAATCCTTCCGTTACACAAGGGAATCGAAAGAAGGAAGATGAATTTGAATTCAATAAAGATGCAGGAATGTATGTATGTAAAGCAGGACATATGGCGATCCGGAAAGCTCGACAAGGAAAAAAAGGGGTAGGTAAAAATCAAAAAAATACGTACTATTTTGATATTGAAAGGTGTAAGCGATGTTCTTTTAAAGAAGGATGTTATAAAGAAGGAGCCAAAAGCAAGAGTTATTCTGTTAGTATTAAATCCAACGAACATGTAGAACAGGAAAAATTTCAAGAAAGTGAGTATTTTAAAGAAAAATCGAAAGAACGATATAAAATTGAAGCTAAAAATAGTGAGTTAAAGCACCGACACGGGTATGATGTGGCGTCATCCTCGGGTCTTATTGGTATGGAATTACAAGGGGCAATGGCTATATTTACAGTGAATTTGAAAAGGATATTGAAACTAATGGGTTAA
- a CDS encoding YxeA family protein — MKKIITIISVIAVVVIFGGLFVIQNVNFNKLGTEKYYVQTKGEPNDSGEYTLPGYDKDGKEKTLTFMRAGKDRRFKENAYLCVYVKDEKGVTSYEEVKKEDIPDKAKEKLQ; from the coding sequence ATGAAGAAAATTATAACTATTATATCTGTTATAGCGGTTGTTGTTATTTTTGGCGGATTATTTGTTATTCAAAATGTGAATTTTAACAAACTTGGTACAGAAAAGTATTATGTTCAGACTAAAGGGGAACCAAATGATTCTGGTGAATATACCCTTCCTGGCTATGATAAGGATGGGAAAGAAAAGACACTTACATTTATGAGAGCTGGAAAAGATCGTAGATTTAAAGAAAATGCCTACTTATGTGTTTATGTAAAAGATGAAAAAGGAGTTACTTCTTATGAAGAGGTAAAAAAAGAAGATATACCTGATAAAGCAAAAGAAAAACTACAGTAA
- a CDS encoding FtsX-like permease family protein, whose protein sequence is MTLFSIAKKNIKMNFSNYFLYFASMIFSIVIYFTFVSLKYDKTIQATSDGSTKISSAFSGAAVVLMIFVAIFIWYSNSFFTRKRKKEVGLYSLLGVRKKQIGKMLFYENFIMGLLALIIGIAVGSVLSKLFVALLMKLMGYEVVGNFSISVAAIINTVIVFLLITLITSFQGYRLIYRFKLIELFQADKEGEKESRASFIVALLSIILIGTGYWIALQNLMDSKVWKTLGFMVTPMVILVTVILGTYFLFSTLTVYVLKLSRKNKKSYWKGINIIGTSQLLYRMKGNARTLTIIAVLSATTLTAVCTAYSMYYNNRTNAEKFNPNSFMFIDTNNKVSQKVQNIMSQNKNHQVIYHAAILTLEVEADITGFKNEFYGNEMRYTLISNHDFNKLAKEQKRNENLTLKGEEAVVLDATYMDSISPKYVGSSISFKTNKKVQHITFTDFKKYSVFNLYTIQNSIVVSDELFAQLQSEIRPLNVEAYKITNDDDAKQLSKDVQALVPEKANLSSFYADYSAGLESSGLLIFMGGFLGLVFLAATGSIIYFKQLTEAGADKGRYEILYKIGVKKKEVRKSIAKQMLFIFALPLLAGIAHCAVALTALSNLMQTNLVLPVVICMGIYTIAYIVYYFLTVNSYYKIVIKTK, encoded by the coding sequence GTGACGTTATTTAGTATCGCGAAAAAAAATATCAAGATGAATTTTAGTAATTATTTTTTATACTTTGCATCGATGATTTTTAGCATTGTTATTTATTTTACATTCGTTTCATTAAAATATGATAAAACGATTCAAGCGACTTCAGATGGTTCTACAAAAATTAGTTCTGCATTTAGTGGTGCAGCGGTCGTGTTAATGATTTTCGTGGCGATTTTTATTTGGTACTCGAATTCCTTTTTTACAAGAAAACGCAAAAAGGAAGTTGGGCTTTATTCTTTGCTAGGTGTTCGAAAAAAACAAATTGGCAAAATGCTTTTTTATGAAAATTTTATTATGGGGCTTTTAGCACTTATTATCGGGATTGCTGTTGGTTCTGTATTATCAAAGTTGTTCGTCGCACTATTAATGAAACTTATGGGCTATGAAGTAGTTGGGAACTTTTCAATTTCAGTTGCCGCAATCATAAATACAGTGATTGTTTTTTTACTGATTACATTGATTACTTCATTCCAAGGCTATCGATTAATTTATCGCTTTAAATTAATTGAGCTATTCCAAGCTGATAAAGAAGGCGAGAAAGAATCAAGGGCATCTTTCATTGTCGCCTTACTGTCCATTATTTTAATTGGCACAGGATATTGGATTGCTCTTCAAAACTTAATGGATTCAAAAGTTTGGAAAACGCTTGGCTTTATGGTTACACCGATGGTCATTTTAGTAACCGTTATACTTGGCACTTATTTCTTATTTAGTACATTGACCGTATATGTATTAAAACTTTCGAGAAAAAACAAAAAGAGCTATTGGAAAGGCATTAATATCATTGGAACATCGCAACTCTTATATCGCATGAAAGGAAATGCTCGGACGTTAACGATTATTGCTGTACTTAGTGCAACAACATTAACCGCTGTTTGTACGGCGTATAGCATGTATTATAACAATCGAACGAATGCCGAAAAATTCAATCCAAATAGCTTCATGTTTATAGATACAAACAACAAAGTTTCACAAAAAGTACAAAACATTATGAGTCAAAATAAAAATCATCAAGTCATTTATCATGCAGCAATCCTCACACTGGAAGTGGAGGCAGACATTACGGGCTTTAAAAATGAATTTTATGGAAATGAAATGAGGTATACGCTTATTTCAAATCACGATTTTAACAAATTAGCAAAAGAGCAAAAACGTAATGAGAATCTTACTTTAAAAGGTGAAGAAGCGGTTGTCTTAGACGCAACCTATATGGATAGTATTTCACCAAAATATGTTGGTTCAAGCATCTCGTTTAAAACGAACAAAAAGGTGCAACACATTACGTTTACAGATTTCAAGAAATATAGTGTATTCAACCTTTATACTATTCAAAATTCTATTGTCGTAAGTGATGAGTTATTTGCCCAATTACAGTCTGAAATAAGGCCGCTGAACGTAGAAGCTTATAAAATTACAAATGATGATGATGCAAAACAATTGTCCAAAGATGTACAAGCACTTGTTCCAGAGAAAGCAAACTTGTCAAGCTTCTATGCTGATTACTCTGCCGGTCTTGAATCATCGGGGCTACTGATCTTCATGGGCGGATTTTTAGGATTAGTGTTCTTAGCAGCAACGGGTAGCATTATTTATTTTAAACAGTTAACGGAAGCTGGCGCAGATAAAGGCCGTTATGAAATTTTATACAAAATTGGTGTAAAGAAAAAGGAAGTGCGTAAATCAATCGCAAAACAAATGTTATTTATCTTTGCTTTGCCTTTACTTGCTGGAATCGCTCATTGCGCTGTTGCCTTAACTGCTTTATCCAATTTAATGCAAACAAACTTAGTTCTTCCGGTCGTTATATGTATGGGCATATATACAATTGCCTACATTGTTTATTATTTCCTAACGGTCAATTCTTACTACAAAATTGTGATAAAAACAAAATAG
- a CDS encoding ABC transporter ATP-binding protein, giving the protein MKTILQAKNVEKVFGSKGSAFTALKNINLEIKEGEFVGIMGPSGAGKSTLLNIFSTIDTASSGEINIDGKNIVTMKEEQLSDFRRDKLGFIFQDYNLLDTLTVKENILLPLALSNVPVKEIEKRVEKIADTFGIREILDKYPYHISGGQKQRAAASRAIVANPSLILADEPTGALDSKSATSLLESLSILNERNKSTIMMVTHDAFAASFCKRIVFIKDGQLYKELYKEGQTRKGFFQEVLDVLASLGGGHSDVI; this is encoded by the coding sequence ATGAAGACAATCTTACAGGCAAAAAATGTAGAAAAAGTCTTTGGTTCAAAAGGAAGTGCTTTTACAGCACTAAAGAATATCAATCTTGAGATTAAAGAAGGTGAATTTGTTGGAATCATGGGCCCATCTGGTGCAGGTAAGTCAACGCTTTTAAATATTTTTTCCACCATTGATACAGCGTCATCGGGTGAAATCAATATAGACGGTAAGAATATCGTTACGATGAAAGAAGAACAATTATCGGACTTTCGCCGCGATAAGCTAGGATTTATTTTCCAAGACTACAATTTACTTGATACGTTAACAGTGAAAGAAAACATTTTACTGCCACTTGCCTTATCTAACGTGCCGGTAAAGGAAATTGAAAAGCGGGTCGAGAAAATAGCAGATACATTTGGCATTCGGGAAATCTTAGATAAATATCCGTACCACATTTCCGGTGGGCAAAAGCAGCGTGCTGCTGCATCTCGAGCGATTGTGGCAAATCCAAGCTTGATTTTAGCAGACGAGCCAACGGGTGCATTAGATTCGAAATCTGCCACAAGTTTATTAGAAAGCTTAAGCATATTAAATGAAAGGAATAAATCAACCATTATGATGGTTACGCACGATGCCTTTGCGGCCAGTTTTTGTAAACGAATCGTGTTCATCAAAGACGGTCAGCTTTATAAGGAGCTTTATAAAGAGGGGCAAACTCGCAAGGGATTCTTCCAAGAGGTGTTAGATGTCCTGGCTTCACTTGGAGGTGGGCATAGTGACGTTATTTAG
- a CDS encoding response regulator transcription factor yields MNKIMIVEDDTKIAELLHSHIEKYGYEATVTKDFNHVLDLFRNIMPDLVLLDVNLPSFDGYYWCRQIRSISTCPILFISARAGEMDQVMALENGADDYITKPFYYDVVMAKIRSHLRRSYGAYAPKMEERIVEQEGLILYPERMELKLGEQITTLTKKEAVLLETLLKRFPRVVSRETLLEKLWDDQSYVDDNTLNVNITRVRKKLQELGIHDAIETVRGAGYRFNVTY; encoded by the coding sequence ATGAATAAAATTATGATTGTTGAAGACGATACAAAAATCGCAGAGTTACTTCATTCACATATCGAAAAGTATGGGTATGAGGCTACTGTCACAAAAGATTTTAATCATGTGCTTGACTTATTCCGTAACATTATGCCGGATTTAGTGTTACTAGATGTAAACTTGCCAAGCTTTGACGGTTATTATTGGTGTCGGCAAATACGATCCATTTCCACTTGTCCCATCCTATTTATTTCGGCACGAGCTGGTGAAATGGATCAAGTCATGGCACTTGAAAACGGTGCAGATGACTATATAACAAAACCTTTCTATTACGATGTCGTTATGGCTAAAATCCGTAGCCATTTGAGAAGATCATATGGGGCGTATGCACCCAAAATGGAAGAACGTATTGTTGAACAAGAAGGTCTTATACTGTACCCCGAGCGTATGGAACTGAAACTCGGCGAGCAAATAACGACGTTAACCAAAAAAGAAGCAGTTCTTTTAGAAACACTTCTAAAACGTTTCCCCCGTGTCGTTAGCCGTGAGACACTTTTGGAAAAGCTTTGGGATGATCAATCTTATGTTGATGATAATACGTTAAATGTCAACATAACGCGCGTACGTAAAAAATTACAAGAGCTAGGGATTCATGATGCGATTGAAACAGTTCGGGGGGCCGGATATCGTTTCAATGTAACGTATTAG
- a CDS encoding sensor histidine kinase, which yields MRLFLRDHIPLIFFTIAQLFLVLLIYWLDGYRHLSTALYSVFLGVCLLIGYLLYRYFSYRSFYMRLSAPPKNLDEFTEKTGFAPLATALDELLKTQYLLCQNQLKTWERKNSEHLTFMNQWVHQMKTPLSVIELITQDEDDPRFESIAEETDRMRKGLEMVLYVARLGVFEHDFRVERIQLHEVVHNVIHENKKLFIRNQVYPEISIDPALTVESDAKWLRFILNQLLSNAIKYSAGSRENVTVNAYPKNRAVILEVKDRGIGIPKADLSRVFRPFYTGENGRRFKESTGMGLYLIHEVCEKLNHKIELESEINKGTIARIIFPYSNH from the coding sequence ATGAGACTTTTTTTACGAGACCATATTCCGCTTATATTCTTTACTATTGCTCAATTATTTCTTGTTCTTCTTATTTATTGGCTTGATGGTTATCGTCATCTTTCTACCGCCCTGTATTCGGTATTTTTAGGTGTTTGTTTATTAATCGGCTATTTATTGTATCGGTATTTCAGTTATCGCTCATTTTACATGCGTTTATCAGCTCCCCCTAAAAACTTAGATGAGTTCACGGAAAAAACGGGTTTTGCACCATTAGCAACAGCTCTTGATGAATTGCTTAAAACTCAATATTTACTTTGCCAAAACCAACTAAAAACGTGGGAACGGAAAAATTCTGAACATCTTACATTTATGAATCAATGGGTCCATCAAATGAAAACCCCTCTTTCTGTAATCGAGCTGATTACACAAGATGAGGATGACCCTCGTTTTGAAAGCATTGCTGAAGAAACAGATCGAATGCGCAAAGGGTTAGAAATGGTTCTATATGTTGCACGACTCGGGGTGTTCGAGCATGACTTCCGAGTTGAAAGGATTCAATTACACGAGGTTGTTCATAACGTCATTCATGAAAATAAGAAACTGTTCATTCGCAATCAGGTATATCCGGAAATAAGCATCGATCCTGCCTTAACTGTAGAGTCGGATGCAAAATGGCTCAGATTTATCCTTAATCAACTGTTATCTAACGCCATTAAGTACTCTGCAGGAAGTCGGGAAAACGTAACAGTGAACGCTTATCCAAAAAATCGTGCCGTTATCCTTGAGGTGAAAGATCGTGGAATAGGTATCCCAAAGGCTGATTTATCTCGTGTTTTTCGCCCGTTCTATACAGGAGAAAATGGACGGAGGTTTAAGGAATCTACCGGGATGGGGTTGTACCTCATCCATGAAGTATGTGAAAAATTAAATCATAAAATCGAGTTAGAATCTGAAATCAATAAAGGCACCATTGCTCGCATTATCTTTCCATATTCTAATCACTAA
- a CDS encoding ABC transporter ATP-binding protein: METQMLQVRGLSKIYGGKIVYKALSDIDLNIEKGEFVGIMGPSGSGKTTLLNMVSTIDSPTSGEVLIDGKNPHQLKKNALALFRRRDLGFVFQSFNLLDTLTVEENIVLPLTLDGISVKEMDSKVHAIAKKLGIEQILNKRTYEISGGQAQRTAIARAIIHAPKLLLADEPTGNLDSKSSRDVMETLETINKQDKTTMMMVTHDALAASYCDRVVFIKDGRLYNEIYRGDNRQAFFQQIIDVLSLLGGNSHDLSSISF, from the coding sequence ATGGAAACACAAATGCTACAGGTTCGTGGACTTAGCAAAATTTACGGTGGAAAAATAGTATACAAAGCTTTATCAGATATTGATTTAAACATCGAAAAAGGTGAATTTGTCGGAATTATGGGACCATCAGGGAGCGGGAAAACAACACTTCTGAATATGGTGTCAACGATCGATTCTCCGACATCTGGAGAAGTATTAATTGACGGTAAGAATCCGCATCAATTAAAGAAAAACGCCTTGGCACTCTTCCGCCGCCGTGATTTAGGATTTGTGTTTCAATCGTTTAATCTTCTCGATACATTAACCGTTGAAGAGAATATTGTACTTCCTCTCACATTAGATGGAATTAGCGTAAAAGAAATGGACAGTAAAGTACACGCTATCGCAAAGAAGCTTGGAATCGAACAAATCTTGAATAAACGAACATATGAAATTTCCGGTGGTCAAGCACAACGCACAGCGATCGCCCGCGCCATTATTCATGCACCTAAACTGCTGTTAGCTGACGAACCGACAGGAAATCTTGATTCAAAATCATCTCGTGATGTAATGGAAACATTAGAGACGATAAATAAGCAAGACAAAACTACAATGATGATGGTGACACACGATGCTCTAGCCGCAAGTTATTGCGACCGCGTTGTTTTTATTAAAGACGGTCGCCTATATAACGAAATCTATCGTGGCGATAATCGCCAAGCCTTTTTTCAACAAATTATCGACGTTTTATCTTTACTGGGGGGAAATTCACATGACCTTTCATCAATTAGCTTTTAA
- a CDS encoding ABC transporter permease, which yields MTFHQLAFKNVTRNKRTYAAYFFSSMFSVMVFFVYAIFAFHPSLSNENLGNYVSLGMRFAESIIYVFSFFFVLYSMSTFLKSRKKEFGIFVIHGISNFQLKLLVFLENMIIGFGATVSGITAGLIFAKALLLIGENAIGLVGRLPFYFPWKAIIFTFIAFLTLFLFISLFTATILRGNKLIDLFTGSAKPKPEPKASIWLSLLAAVLLITGYVIALLVRKEGVFFAMIPVTIIVSIGTYFLFTQLSVSIISALKHNKKLYRHKTNMIALSNLAYRMQDNARIFFIVTIVSTVAFASIGTLVGLRSMMIDSMTSEKPYAFTYSSKKNNVQEMKHISLIEHELNKEKLEYKKLNMPAKNETSLRTGNEVTLVKQSIFNQYAKSENEETVLLKGNETIYLPYSKKGVDQFNKNEKITLKESNITLDPVKAITHSSFPLRRTSFNLLVVPDLIYNKMRNTEEENYYFFDVNRWQETRSIGNTLLKQITPSPDQAYSFSSLAVDIGKTNEGMSLMLFVGLFIGAVFFVAAGSFLYFRLYSDLDDDIRQYNAITKLGLTEKELTKVITTQLALLFFVPIIVATIHGAIALTALQHMFEYSLIKESTLVLGSFFLIQVFYFLFMRTRYIHHVKRALM from the coding sequence ATGACCTTTCATCAATTAGCTTTTAAAAATGTAACTCGAAATAAACGAACATATGCCGCATACTTCTTTAGCAGTATGTTCTCTGTCATGGTCTTCTTTGTTTATGCCATATTTGCGTTCCACCCATCTTTATCAAATGAAAACCTTGGTAACTATGTTTCATTAGGGATGCGCTTTGCGGAATCGATTATTTATGTATTTTCATTTTTCTTTGTTTTGTATTCGATGAGCACTTTTTTAAAATCTCGAAAAAAAGAATTCGGCATTTTTGTCATACATGGTATTTCTAACTTTCAATTAAAACTACTCGTATTTCTCGAAAATATGATAATCGGCTTCGGTGCGACTGTTTCAGGAATTACAGCCGGGCTCATCTTCGCGAAGGCATTGCTGCTTATAGGTGAAAATGCAATAGGACTAGTAGGAAGGCTGCCTTTTTACTTTCCATGGAAAGCCATCATTTTTACATTTATTGCATTCCTTACACTTTTCCTGTTTATCTCTCTTTTTACTGCCACCATCTTACGTGGCAACAAATTAATTGATCTATTTACAGGAAGCGCCAAACCGAAACCGGAACCCAAAGCATCTATTTGGTTATCATTACTTGCAGCTGTTCTTTTAATTACAGGATATGTTATCGCCTTGCTTGTAAGAAAAGAAGGGGTTTTCTTTGCCATGATACCCGTCACAATCATCGTGTCGATCGGAACGTACTTCTTATTTACGCAGCTTAGTGTTTCAATTATTTCAGCGCTAAAGCACAACAAAAAGCTTTATCGTCATAAAACAAATATGATTGCTTTATCAAATTTGGCTTATCGTATGCAAGATAATGCACGAATCTTTTTCATTGTAACGATCGTATCAACCGTTGCTTTTGCATCTATTGGCACATTGGTAGGACTTCGCTCTATGATGATTGATAGCATGACAAGTGAAAAACCCTATGCCTTTACCTATTCATCAAAAAAGAATAATGTACAAGAAATGAAACATATCTCCCTTATTGAACACGAACTAAATAAGGAAAAACTTGAATACAAAAAATTAAACATGCCTGCAAAAAATGAAACAAGTTTACGAACAGGCAATGAAGTGACACTTGTTAAGCAATCCATTTTTAATCAATATGCCAAGAGCGAAAATGAAGAAACAGTCTTACTAAAAGGAAATGAAACGATATATCTCCCATACTCAAAAAAAGGTGTAGACCAATTTAACAAGAACGAAAAGATCACATTAAAAGAAAGCAACATTACACTTGATCCTGTTAAAGCAATAACTCATTCAAGTTTTCCGCTACGTAGAACGAGTTTTAATTTATTAGTTGTTCCTGATTTAATTTACAATAAAATGAGGAACACAGAAGAAGAAAACTACTATTTCTTTGATGTGAACAGGTGGCAAGAAACACGTTCAATCGGAAACACCCTTCTAAAACAGATCACTCCTTCACCTGATCAAGCCTATTCTTTTTCTTCGTTAGCCGTTGATATCGGAAAAACAAATGAAGGAATGAGCTTGATGTTATTTGTTGGATTGTTTATTGGAGCTGTGTTTTTTGTAGCAGCAGGAAGCTTTTTGTATTTTCGTCTTTATAGTGATCTAGACGATGATATACGACAATACAATGCGATCACTAAGCTCGGTCTAACTGAAAAAGAATTAACAAAGGTAATCACAACACAACTTGCCTTACTGTTCTTTGTACCCATTATTGTAGCTACGATTCATGGTGCCATTGCGTTAACTGCATTACAGCATATGTTTGAGTATTCACTTATAAAAGAATCCACATTGGTACTTGGAAGTTTCTTTCTAATACAAGTCTTTTATTTCTTATTTATGCGTACTCGTTATATTCATCATGTAAAACGAGCACTAATGTAA
- a CDS encoding DUF2935 domain-containing protein — MKKYKKSALFEHRFWLQILGDHARFIRMSLAVNEQQEIDMATVFIQGFDTLLEQARREDVSQAELIALTRQAFEWTGRLREYKLHLLRRHVTGSIGLHLSPTFLNHMVNELDEYVRILSYLIQEQCPPACHAVHHHLLWLQDAVGHAAAITCEVDEVERDIKARSKTFTKHFEDLYSKAVEFAGYLRTRLSQFPALERFNKQVELEMFVFLQFLKEIEEMDIHASLLGTLSPLMPDHMSREECYYLTKLAETSNVKQPDCRPDKPRIEYN, encoded by the coding sequence ATGAAAAAATATAAAAAATCGGCACTGTTTGAGCACCGTTTCTGGCTACAGATTCTTGGTGATCATGCCCGGTTTATTCGCATGTCGCTCGCGGTGAATGAACAGCAGGAAATCGATATGGCCACCGTATTTATTCAAGGTTTTGATACGCTGTTGGAACAGGCACGCCGGGAAGATGTATCGCAGGCGGAGCTTATTGCTCTAACCAGGCAGGCATTCGAATGGACGGGGCGGTTACGCGAATATAAGCTTCATCTTTTGCGCAGACACGTAACCGGAAGCATCGGTCTTCATCTTTCTCCTACATTTTTGAATCATATGGTAAATGAACTCGATGAATACGTACGCATCCTTTCCTATCTCATACAAGAGCAATGTCCTCCGGCGTGCCATGCCGTGCACCACCATCTTTTGTGGCTACAGGATGCGGTAGGACACGCGGCAGCGATTACATGTGAAGTAGATGAAGTGGAGCGTGATATTAAGGCGCGAAGTAAAACATTCACTAAACATTTTGAGGACTTATATAGTAAAGCGGTTGAATTCGCCGGATATTTACGGACCCGCCTCTCTCAATTTCCGGCCCTTGAGCGGTTCAATAAGCAAGTAGAGTTAGAAATGTTTGTGTTTCTTCAGTTTTTGAAAGAGATTGAAGAGATGGATATTCATGCATCGTTGCTAGGAACTCTTTCTCCACTTATGCCCGATCATATGTCACGGGAAGAGTGTTACTACTTGACCAAACTGGCGGAAACTTCAAACGTAAAACAGCCCGACTGCCGTCCCGATAAACCAAGAATCGAATACAACTAA
- a CDS encoding MBL fold metallo-hydrolase: MSISPIHFFQRTFPSANMILLHGKQPILVDTGFGSDISETEELLREAGVKPENLSLIVNTHYHSDHVGGNYTFQTNYRIPIAAHCWEGEVINSRDQEACSAEWLDQPVEPYRVNRMLSDGDELDAGGVPVQVIHTPGHTLGHISLYAPAQQTLIVGDLFHENDVGWINLFREGSGALQRSLISLDRLAALPICRAYSGHGPAIDDPITSIDNARRRLEKWLHTPEKVAWHGCKRIFAYALMILDGIPEEKIHEYLMTCGWFHDFSRHAFKTEPHRFVEPLLEEMIRSGAAVRADDGRLIAGAPYTSPGSEWSPTLPLPKQWPGVANTSSLL; this comes from the coding sequence ATGTCTATTTCTCCCATTCACTTTTTTCAGCGTACTTTCCCCAGTGCCAACATGATATTGCTGCATGGTAAACAACCTATTCTTGTCGATACAGGATTCGGCAGTGACATCTCCGAGACCGAAGAGCTATTGAGGGAAGCCGGGGTCAAACCAGAAAATCTCTCACTTATCGTCAATACACATTATCATAGCGACCATGTTGGAGGCAACTATACGTTTCAGACAAATTATCGTATTCCTATTGCTGCGCACTGCTGGGAAGGGGAAGTGATTAATTCTCGCGATCAAGAAGCATGCAGCGCAGAATGGCTGGATCAGCCGGTCGAGCCGTATAGAGTGAATCGCATGCTTTCTGATGGGGATGAACTTGATGCCGGCGGTGTACCCGTACAAGTTATACACACTCCTGGGCACACATTAGGGCATATTTCCTTGTATGCTCCGGCTCAACAAACCTTGATTGTCGGTGATCTTTTTCACGAAAACGATGTAGGATGGATTAACCTTTTTCGCGAAGGGAGCGGAGCGTTGCAGCGTAGCCTCATAAGCCTGGATCGTTTAGCCGCTCTTCCGATTTGCCGTGCTTATTCAGGTCATGGCCCGGCGATAGATGACCCTATTACATCCATTGATAACGCAAGAAGACGGTTAGAGAAATGGCTACATACGCCTGAGAAGGTTGCTTGGCACGGCTGCAAACGCATTTTTGCCTATGCGCTTATGATATTGGACGGTATACCCGAAGAAAAGATACATGAGTACCTTATGACCTGTGGCTGGTTCCATGATTTCAGCCGTCATGCCTTTAAAACCGAACCACACCGCTTTGTCGAACCGCTTCTTGAGGAGATGATCCGTTCCGGGGCTGCCGTCCGAGCAGATGATGGCCGATTGATCGCCGGTGCACCGTATACTTCTCCCGGATCGGAATGGTCTCCTACACTGCCTTTACCAAAGCAGTGGCCCGGTGTAGCAAATACCTCCTCCCTACTGTAA